Proteins from one Nitrospira sp. genomic window:
- a CDS encoding transcriptional regulator gives MVQSAAADAVFHALSNPTRRKVLERLSAGPATVSQLAAPFDMQLPSFVQHLSVLEQSRLVKSTKRGRVRTYEIAPERFKVVEDWLTARRRTWEARLDRFDRYVTQLKEREADS, from the coding sequence ATGGTTCAATCCGCGGCGGCCGACGCCGTATTTCACGCCCTGTCCAACCCGACCCGGCGGAAAGTCCTGGAGCGACTGTCTGCCGGGCCCGCCACGGTCAGCCAGCTGGCGGCCCCGTTCGACATGCAGCTCCCCTCGTTCGTGCAGCACCTCTCGGTGCTGGAACAGAGCCGCCTGGTGAAGTCGACCAAGCGCGGGCGGGTGCGGACCTACGAGATCGCCCCCGAGCGGTTCAAGGTGGTGGAAGACTGGCTGACCGCGCGCCGCCGGACGTGGGAAGCCCGGCTGGACCGGTTCGACCGATACGTCACACAACTCAAGGAAAGGGAAGCAGACTCATGA
- a CDS encoding activator of HSP90 ATPase yields the protein MSRHFAFDPKLDFAIERFIDAPPRLVWEALTTPEHLKEWYMPRPWGRVVRAELDPRPGGIFSIDIAVGDGPAISNLGCFLDAVPMARLVWTSMLFPGYRPAVFDDIPITAIVTMEPVGTGTRYVFTALHRNEGDLEQNKASGFYQGTEIAVDQFVQHVLAMK from the coding sequence ATGAGCCGGCACTTCGCCTTCGATCCGAAACTGGATTTCGCCATCGAGCGGTTCATCGACGCTCCCCCGCGGCTCGTCTGGGAAGCGTTGACCACCCCGGAGCATCTCAAGGAGTGGTACATGCCCAGGCCCTGGGGGCGGGTCGTGCGGGCCGAGTTGGACCCGCGGCCTGGCGGCATCTTCAGCATCGACATCGCCGTGGGAGACGGTCCGGCGATTTCCAACCTCGGCTGTTTCCTGGACGCTGTGCCGATGGCCCGGCTCGTCTGGACCTCCATGCTGTTCCCCGGCTATCGGCCGGCCGTCTTTGACGACATCCCGATCACCGCCATCGTGACGATGGAGCCCGTGGGCACCGGGACGCGCTACGTCTTTACGGCGCTGCACCGGAACGAAGGGGACCTGGAGCAGAACAAGGCCTCGGGCTTCTACCAGGGCACCGAGATCGCGGTCGATCAGTTCGTGCAGCACGTGCTGGCGATGAAGTAG